A single window of Puniceicoccus vermicola DNA harbors:
- a CDS encoding alpha/beta hydrolase has protein sequence MFNRSIKALFRSIAATFSSLLHSEPAPTEQDIGYNPAFERCLFDIWMPESDAPTAAIVYFHGGGFVKGSKEGIAFRDQFMDLLKKDIAVISAGYPFLGDHGNGRSIGPRAYEDIDQIFPEISPLFEFLREHSERFNLDMGKIMVSGSSAGAVVSEYLVYHEDLGLKACLAIQQPHSVERVSAMMKNAKVPLVLYTRSDYEDAVHSPAYALEMKDYCESEGIPCTVFGSPESGLPRLPDEEGIVSWTVEHVFLPSLKETEVPLPESR, from the coding sequence ATGTTCAATCGATCGATCAAGGCTCTCTTTCGCTCTATCGCAGCGACATTCTCTTCCCTGCTTCATTCGGAACCAGCACCGACGGAGCAGGATATCGGGTACAATCCGGCTTTTGAACGTTGCCTTTTTGATATCTGGATGCCGGAGAGTGATGCTCCCACCGCCGCGATCGTCTATTTCCACGGCGGTGGATTTGTTAAAGGCTCCAAAGAAGGCATCGCTTTTCGGGATCAATTCATGGATCTGCTGAAAAAGGACATCGCCGTGATCTCCGCCGGCTACCCTTTTCTTGGAGATCATGGAAACGGTCGCAGCATCGGCCCCAGGGCCTATGAGGACATTGATCAGATTTTCCCCGAAATCTCTCCCCTCTTTGAATTTCTTCGCGAGCACTCGGAACGATTCAATCTGGATATGGGAAAAATAATGGTTTCCGGATCTTCCGCCGGAGCCGTGGTATCGGAATATCTGGTCTACCACGAAGACCTCGGACTGAAGGCCTGCTTAGCCATCCAACAGCCTCATTCGGTGGAGAGGGTTTCGGCCATGATGAAGAACGCGAAAGTGCCCTTGGTTCTCTACACCCGCTCAGATTACGAGGATGCGGTCCACAGTCCTGCCTACGCACTTGAAATGAAGGACTACTGTGAAAGCGAAGGGATCCCCTGCACAGTTTTTGGCTCCCCTGAGAGTGGCCTGCCCCGATTACCTGACGAGGAGGGCATCGTATCCTGGACGGTCGAACATGTCTTTTTGCCGTCTCTGAAGGAAACCGAAGTGCCACTGCCGGAGTCCCGATAA
- the recJ gene encoding single-stranded-DNA-specific exonuclease RecJ yields the protein MAARILVHRLGKTLEQAEEWISPRLENILDPFTLLHCEEAAARLTQFLREKKSIGVFSDYDVDGISSAALISCAIRDLGGEVEAFVPDRLEEGYGLSIAALERSFADYQPDLLLVLDCGTRSEVELEWIAKQGTQVIVVDHHSRNDQPKLPEDCLMINPHLPEQLQPEFQNHCTVGLVFKLVHALLRKWDECVGGARDRVNLKELLDLVAMGTVADLVPLRGENRVFVHHGLKQLAKTNNHGLRALLQVSDVDVNNPLSSSDIGFRLGPRINAGGRIETGALALDLLMTKDNRLAFDLARKLDTVNSNRRSMERRVSGKAIEMIGEEPPMGIVVWDRDWHPGVVGIVAGRLARKYHRPAIVLGWDGTGFKGSGRGISGLDLLEVMQTCTVKPPKWGGHPAAMGMSIEEEDLPAFAEAFSAAVTSECGGKLPPKKLRIDAVTEPSAISRHEILEIEALGPFGQENPEPIVAIHGVRLEEPARLMGRDHIRFNLPGASGIQVIGWRMAERMPPVGSEIDLALRLSRSWWRGRESVRGELVDWRQAEPLPS from the coding sequence ATGGCCGCTCGCATATTAGTGCACCGCTTAGGAAAAACTCTTGAACAGGCTGAAGAGTGGATCTCTCCCCGACTGGAAAACATTCTCGATCCTTTTACATTACTTCATTGTGAAGAGGCTGCTGCACGATTGACACAATTCCTGCGTGAGAAGAAGTCCATAGGCGTCTTTTCCGATTATGACGTCGACGGGATCAGTAGTGCCGCCCTCATCTCGTGCGCGATCCGGGATCTCGGTGGAGAGGTCGAAGCATTTGTGCCCGACCGACTCGAGGAGGGATACGGCTTGAGCATCGCTGCACTGGAGCGCTCCTTTGCCGATTACCAGCCAGACTTGTTGCTCGTTCTCGACTGTGGCACCCGGTCCGAGGTCGAACTGGAGTGGATCGCTAAACAAGGAACTCAAGTCATCGTAGTCGATCATCATTCAAGGAATGATCAGCCGAAGTTGCCCGAGGATTGCTTAATGATTAATCCTCATTTGCCGGAGCAACTTCAACCTGAGTTTCAAAACCATTGCACGGTAGGTCTGGTCTTTAAGCTGGTGCATGCTCTTTTACGCAAATGGGATGAGTGTGTGGGTGGAGCCCGGGATCGAGTCAACCTTAAGGAACTTTTGGATCTCGTTGCCATGGGCACCGTGGCTGACCTCGTTCCTCTTCGCGGCGAGAACCGCGTATTTGTTCATCACGGACTTAAGCAATTGGCCAAAACGAACAATCATGGTTTGCGAGCCCTCCTCCAGGTCTCGGATGTGGACGTTAATAATCCGCTGAGCAGTTCGGATATTGGATTTCGCCTCGGTCCCCGGATCAACGCCGGGGGTCGGATCGAAACCGGTGCCCTGGCCCTGGATCTTCTCATGACCAAAGACAATCGCCTGGCCTTCGATCTTGCTCGCAAGCTCGATACAGTGAACAGCAACCGTCGAAGCATGGAGCGCCGTGTCTCTGGCAAAGCCATCGAAATGATCGGGGAAGAGCCACCGATGGGAATCGTAGTCTGGGATCGGGACTGGCATCCGGGAGTTGTAGGAATCGTGGCCGGTCGCTTGGCCCGGAAGTACCACCGACCAGCGATTGTCCTCGGTTGGGATGGAACCGGGTTCAAAGGGTCCGGGCGTGGCATTTCTGGACTCGATCTTCTTGAGGTCATGCAGACCTGCACCGTGAAGCCTCCCAAATGGGGCGGCCACCCCGCGGCGATGGGGATGAGCATCGAGGAAGAAGACCTCCCTGCTTTTGCCGAAGCCTTTTCCGCAGCGGTAACCTCCGAGTGCGGGGGCAAGCTTCCGCCAAAGAAGCTACGCATCGATGCCGTCACCGAACCTTCGGCAATATCCCGACACGAAATTCTCGAGATTGAAGCTCTGGGGCCGTTCGGACAGGAAAACCCCGAGCCGATCGTAGCCATCCACGGGGTTCGTCTGGAGGAGCCTGCCCGCTTGATGGGGCGCGACCATATTCGCTTCAACCTACCGGGCGCCTCGGGAATTCAAGTGATTGGATGGAGGATGGCCGAGCGGATGCCACCGGTTGGATCCGAAATTGATCTGGCTCTTCGTCTCAGCCGCTCTTGGTGGCGGGGCCGGGAATCCGTCCGTGGTGAGCTCGTGGATTGGCGTCAGGCTGAACCGTTGCCATCCTAA
- a CDS encoding calcium/sodium antiporter, which produces MISILVGILLLYLGAESLVRGSSQLAAKFGIPPLIVGLTIVAFGTSAPELTVSLSAAFNGANGVSVGNVVGSNIFNIAVILGITALIRPPNVQINIIRREIPFLIFVTLIGSFLILHGSVSRLAGLTLFLGLCAYTVYCIREARKESSENSADPSPVKTYPTWLCGLLIILGLGVLVFGSHLFVEGAVSLARRFGVSEAIIGLTIVAAGTSLPELATSVLAALKKESDVAIGNIIGSCIFNILCILGLTASILPIEVTDIGRLDVALMLGLSIVLLPFAFSQRKISRLEGACFLAAYGIYLYCLWPTSVG; this is translated from the coding sequence ATGATCTCGATTCTCGTTGGCATTCTCCTTCTCTATCTCGGGGCTGAAAGCCTCGTCCGCGGGAGCTCTCAACTCGCTGCCAAATTCGGCATCCCTCCCCTGATTGTGGGTCTCACCATCGTCGCCTTTGGAACGAGTGCCCCCGAGTTGACGGTGAGTCTCTCTGCCGCCTTCAACGGGGCCAACGGTGTATCCGTCGGGAACGTGGTCGGTTCCAATATCTTTAACATCGCCGTAATCCTCGGAATTACCGCCCTGATCCGGCCTCCGAATGTTCAAATCAACATCATCCGCCGGGAGATCCCCTTTCTCATCTTCGTCACTCTGATCGGCTCTTTCCTCATTCTCCACGGATCCGTATCCAGACTGGCTGGCCTAACCCTCTTTCTGGGCCTCTGTGCCTATACAGTTTATTGCATCCGCGAGGCGCGCAAGGAATCCTCCGAGAACTCTGCAGACCCCTCCCCGGTGAAAACCTATCCCACTTGGTTGTGCGGACTCCTCATCATCCTTGGACTGGGCGTTCTCGTCTTCGGCTCTCACCTCTTTGTGGAAGGGGCGGTTTCCCTCGCCAGGCGATTCGGAGTCTCGGAGGCGATCATCGGCCTAACGATCGTCGCCGCTGGAACCAGTTTACCCGAACTGGCCACCAGCGTCCTCGCCGCTCTCAAAAAAGAATCCGATGTCGCAATTGGCAACATCATCGGATCCTGCATCTTCAATATCCTCTGTATCCTCGGACTAACGGCGAGCATCCTCCCCATCGAAGTCACGGATATCGGAAGACTCGACGTAGCCCTGATGCTCGGGCTCAGTATCGTCCTCCTCCCATTCGCCTTTAGCCAACGGAAGATCTCCCGACTCGAAGGCGCGTGCTTTCTCGCTGCGTACGGGATCTATCTCTATTGCCTCTGGCCGACCTCAGTGGGGTGA